CCACTGCTGTTAAACGTGGTGAAATTGCAGCCAGGTGAAGCGATGTTCCTGTTCGCCGAAACGCCGCACGCTTACCTGAAAGGTGTCGCGCTGGAAGTCATGGCAAACTCCGATAACGTGCTGCGTGCGGGCCTGACACCAAAATACATCGACATTCCTGAGCTGGTCGCAAACGTGAAGTTTGAACCTAAACCGGCAGATCAATTGCTGACACAACCCGTGAAACGGGCGGACGAGCTAGACTTCCCTATTCCGGTTGATGATTTCGCCTTCTCTTTGCACGATCTCAGCGCTCAACAAACCCCGCTCGCCCAAACCAGTGCGGCTATCGTGTTTTGTACCGAAGGCGAAGCGGTATTGAGTAAAGACCAACAGCAACTGGTGCTCAAACCGGGTGAATCTGCCTTTATTTCCGCAGAAGAATCACCGGTTTCTCTCAGCGGCGTTGGCCGTGTAGCGCGCGTTTACTCCAAAATCTGAGTTGTAAGCAACTTACTGATTTTTTATGGATAGATTGCTAAGCTCTTTAGGATATACCCAAAATAATTCGAGTTGCAGGAAGGCGGCAAGAGAATGAGTCCCGATGAGCTTACTCAAGTAAGTGATTCGGGCGATTGAACGTAGCCAACGCACGTGCAGCTCGAAGAATGAAGGGTAAACGTTTCTTAAATGCCTGCTGGCATTTCAATCGTCTGCCGGAGGACTACCGGCAGACGCACTTAATATGGACGACGACAGAATGAAAAAATCACTGGTTGCTGTAGGTGTCATTGTGGCTTTGGGTGTGGTGTGGACGGGCACAGCCTGGTACACCGGTAAACAGCTTGAAGGCCGCATGGCGGAGATGGTGGGTAATGCTAACGCCGTATTGAAAAAAGCCTCGCCAGAAGCAGGTTTAACGCTAAGCTACCAGGACTATCATCGTGGTCTATTCCATAGCTCAATGCAGCTGGTTATCAAACCCACTGCGGGAATGACCAGTGCGATTCTCAAGCCTGATCAAAGCATCGTTTTCAATGAAATCATCGATCATGGCCCGTTCCCCTTCGCACAGCTGAAAAAATTCAATCTGCTGCCGTCCATGGCATCCGTTCATACCACGCTTGTGAACAATCCGACGACTAAACCTTTGTTTGATATTACTAAAGGCCTGTCGTTTATCGATGCGCAAACGCGTATCGGCTATAGCGGTGATACCTCTTCAGATATCGATTTGCTGCCACTGGACTACGTTAAAGGCGAAGAGAAAGTCGCTTTCAGCGGTGGTCAGTTCAAAGCGGATGTCGATGGCAAGGGTGACAAAATTTCCATTCGCGGTGAAGCACAAAGCGGCCTGGTAAATACCAGCAATGAGTATGGCCAGCATGTGCAGATGACCTTTAATGGCATCAAAACCGAAGGCGATAGCAGCCGTAGCGAATTTATCGAGCGTATTGGTAGCCAAAAAGCGTCTATCGAAAAACTCGCCATTTCCGTTGAAGGCAAAGAAATGGCCGTTGTGGAAGGCTTAAGTATCAATGCCAAATCCGAATTGCAGGAAGATAAAAAGCATCTTTCCGGCCAAATTGATTACACCCTGAACTCACTAAAAGTGCAGAACCAGGATATTGGCAGCGGCAAATTAACGTTAAAAATCGGTAACCTCGATGGCGCAGCGGTTCAGGAATTCAGCAATAAGTACAATGCTGAGTCGCAAAAACTGCTGGCAGACCCTGCAACCGCACAGAATCCAGAAGCTTATCAGCAGCAAATTGTCGAACTGTTTGCCGCTAACCTGCCTCTGCTGTTGAAAGGGGATCCGGTGATCACCGTGGCACCATTAAGCTGGAAGAATGCAAAAGGTGAAAGTAGCTTTAATCTTTCGCTGTTCCTGAAAGACCCTGCCCTGACGACGACCGAGCCAACCACGCCGGAAGAGCAACTGAACCGTGTCGTGAAATCGCTGGATAGCAAACTGGTTATCCCAGTGGATATGGCAACTGCGTTTATGACTCAGGTAGCCCAGCTTGAAGGCTACCAGCCAGCCGAAGCCGCTAAACTTGCTGAACAGCAAATCAAAGGCCTGGCTGCGATGGGGCAAATGTTCCGTGTGACCACAATGGAAGACAACAAAGTGGTTTCCAGCCTGCAATACGCGAATGGCCAGGTAACGCTGAATGGGCAAAAAATGCCGCTAAGTGATTTACTGGGTATGTTCGGCATGCCAGGCATCGACGATCAATCCGCTCCAGCGCCAGAACTGGAAGCGCCTGCAACTCCTGCTACGCCAGCAGTACCGCAGCAGTAATACTGACTTTTTGTCTCTGTAAAAGCCTCCTTCGTGGAGGCTTTTTCGTCTGGCTCAGCGCGTCTGTCAATGACCTCCAGCCCTTGTAAAAATCATCGCTAACTTTTCCGTACCACCAGTCTCGCGGGCATTATCTGGCTGCGAACTTCTTCGTTGTCGTTTTGTACGCGTTTCAGGATCCGTTGCCCGGCGCTACGGCCAATTTCACGTGCAGGCGTCGACACCCAGGTTAACGGTAAATCATCCAACTCATCGTCCATCACCTCGGCGAATGCGGCCAATGCGACGTGTTGGTCGTAATAACTGTCGATGCTTCCTTCACCGCTTTGCCGTCCGGCGCGCAGTAAACCAAACCACGCGCCCATCGCTACGGTGCTGTTGTGACAAAGTACGGCGGTGATGGTCGGGTTATGTTGTAAAAGCGTAGTTATTGCATCGGCCGCCTTCTTCTGGCTGGGTTCACATTCGATTATCCATTCACTGTGGAAAGGCAAACCGTATTTCAGCAAGGTTGCGCAGTAGCCGCCGACACGCTCGGCACGCGTTAATGAAGAACCGTCACCGCCCAGCCAGGCAATACGCTGATGGCCGCGCTTGATCAGGTGCTCCGTCACTAGCTGCGAGGCTTGCATGTTGTCCGGCCTGATAATATCGGCATCGTCGAGATAACTGGCTCGCGAGACAAAGACCAGCGGCAGATTTTTTTGTTCCGCAACCGTACGCATATCCGCGCCCTGTCCTGCCGCGCCAGCCACAATCACGCCGTCCACGCCCTGTGAAACCAGTGTCTCAAAGCAGCGCTGCATATGCTGGCCCTGACCGCCGCTTTGTGTCAGAAAGAGCAATTTCCCCTGTTTTTCCAGCTCATCAGTCAGGCCCGCAGTCAGTTCTGCATAGAAAGGATTGCACAGATCGCGCACGATCAAGCCAATAACGCCACTTTGGCCGCCACGCAAAGAGACGGCTTGCCGGTTACGTACAAATCCCAGCTTTTCTATGGCTTCGTTCACACGCATTCCTGTCGCCGGGGAGATGCGCCCTTTGCCACTGAGTACCAGAGAAACCGTGGTAACAGATACCCCAGCCGCTTCAGCAACCTCATTTATGGTGATTTTCTTTTCCTGAGTCGTCATTAGAAAGACGAAACCTCCATGAAACTAAATGTGGGGTAAAACGTTTTATCTTAATGCGTATATTAGGCCCTGTACCGAGATTTGGATCTGTGAGCTAACGCGCAATAAAGCTTGGTAAAACGTTTTATCATCCGCTTCGTTTTGTTCCCCTACCCATTTATCAACCAAGGTCAAGGAGTCGTTATGGCGGCTAATACACCACAAAAAATTACGCTTTGGGAGTTTTTTCAAAACCTTGGCAAAACCTTTATGTTGCCCGTGGCGCTGCTGTCGTTCTGCGGCATTATGCTGGGTATCGGCAGTTCGCTGAGCAGCCATGATGTGGTGACGCTGTTACCGGCATTAGGGAATCCCGTTTTACAGCTCATATTTGTCTGGATGAGCAAAGTTGGATCGTTTGCATTTAGCTTCCTGCCAATCATGTTCTGTATCGCCATTCCTTTAGGGCTGGCACGCGAGAACAAAGGTGTCGCTGCGTTTGCTGGTTTTGTTGGTTACGCAGTCATGAACCTGGCGGTAAACTTCTGGCTGACCGCAAAAGGCATTCTCCCGACGACTGACGCCGCTATTCTGAAGGCGAACAACATCCAGAATATCCTCGGTATTCAGTCCATCGATACCGGTATTTTGGGCGCGGTGATTGTCGGGGTGATTGTTTTCCTGCTGCATGAACGTTTCCACAATGTCCGCCTGCCTGATGCGCTGGCGTTCTTTGGCGGTACTCGTTTTGTGCCTATCATCACTACCCTGGTGATGGGGCTGGTGGGTCTGGTGATTCCGCTGATTTGGCCGGTATTTGCTGCGGGTATCAACGCGCTGGGCAATATGATCAACAGTGCTGGCGTATTTGGTCCGATGATCTTCGGGACTGGCGAGCGTTTATTATTGCCGTTTGGTTTGCACCACATTCTGGTGGCTCTGATTCGCTTTACTGAAGCTGGTGGTACGCTGGATGTTTGCGGGCACAGCGTGAGCGGTGCGTTAACTATCTTCCAGGCACAATTGAGCTGCCCGACTTCTCACGGTTTTGCGGAGAGTGCGACTCGCTTCCTGTCTCAGGGTAAAATGCCAGCGTTCCTTGGCGGCTTACCGGGTGCTGCATTGGCCATGTACCACTGTGCTCGCCCTGAAAATCGTCACAAAATTAAAGGCCTGCTGATTTCCGGCGTTATTGCTTGCGTCATCGGCGGTACAACTGAACCTCTGGAATTCCTGTTCCTGTTTGTGGCTCCGGTTCTGTATCTCATCCATGCTCTGCTGACCGGCCTTGGCTTTACTGTAATGGCCGTGTTGGGCGTTACTATCGGTAATACTGACGGTAACATCATCGATTTCGTGGTATTTGGTATTCTGCACGGTCTGGCCACCAAGTGGTACCTGGTGCCGGTTGTGGCTGCGATTTGGTTCACTGTTTACTACGTTATCTTCCGTTTCGCGATTACCCGTTTCAATATCAAAACCCCAGGTCGTGATGTCGAAAGCGCGGTAGAAAAAGCAGTTGTGGGTCAGGTAGGGAAATCCGGTTACAACGTGCCTGCAATCCTTGCAGCGCTGGGCGGAAAAGACAATATTGTCTCACTGGATAACTGCATCACTCGTCTGCGTTTATCAGTGAAAGATATGTCGTTGGTGGACAGTGCCGCACTGAAAAACCTGCGTGCCATTGGCGTGGTGCAGCTTAACCAACATAATCTGCAAGTGGTGATTGGGCCGCAGGTCCAGTCGGTAAAAGATGAAATGGCGCATCTGATGCAAACTGCTCAGGCGTAAATCACAGTGGGCGCTCCGGCGCCCATTTGTTGCGAGGTGATATGTTCGATTTTTCCACCCCCGTTGACCGACATGGAACCTGGTGTACCCAGTGGGATTATGTCGCAGACCGTTTCGGCGCCGCCGATCTCCTGCCCTTCACCATTTCTGATATGGATTTCCCGACCGCTCCGGTCATTCTTGATGCATTACAAAAGCGTTTATCTCACGGTGTTTTAGGTTACAGCCGCTGGAAGAATGACGAGTTTCTTGGTGCGATTGCGCATTGGTATCAGACACGTTTTAACAGCGTGATTGATAAAGAGTCAGTGGTTTACGGCCCGTCCGTTATCTATATGGTTTCACAGCTGATTCGCCAGTGGTCAGTTCCAGGTGATGCGGTACTTATTCATACTCCAGCTTATGACGCGTTTTACAAAGCGATTGAAGGGAATCAGCGCCAGGTCTTTAGCGCGCCGTTGCATAAAACGGACAGCGGCTGGATGTGCGATATGGCTGCACTGGAAGCGCAACTGGCTAAACCTGAATGCAAAATCATGCTTTTGTGCAGCCCGCAAAACCCGACCGGGAAGGTCTGGACGCGCGAAGAACTGGAAACCATGGCAACGTTGTGCGAGCGACACGGCGTCAGAGTTATCAGTGATGAAATTCATATGGATATGATCTGGGAAGGCCACGTTCATACACCATGGTGCGAGGTGGGCAAAGGCCAATGGGCGCTGTTCACTTCCGGCTCCAAGAGTTTCAATATCCCGGCATTAACCGGCGCATATGGCCTGATCAACGACGCGAATGAACGCCAGCAGTATCTGAATGTGCTCAAAGGTCAGGATGGGCTGTCATCGCCGGCAATCCTTGCCGTGGTTGCCCATATTGCTGCTTATCAGGAAGGCGCTGCATGGCTGGACGAACTGCGCACTTACCTGCAAGGCAATCTTCATTATGTGGCAGACACGTTGAACCGTGAATTTGCACAACTCAACTGGCAACCACCCCAATCCACCTATCTGGCGTGGATTGATTTACGTCCGTTGGGCATTGATGACAACGCGCTGCAAAAAGCGCTGATTGAGCAGCAAAAAGTCGCCATCATGCCGGGATATACGTACGGTGAGGAAGGAAAAGGCTTTGTGCGCCTGA
The nucleotide sequence above comes from Buttiauxella selenatireducens. Encoded proteins:
- a CDS encoding YdgA family protein; protein product: MKKSLVAVGVIVALGVVWTGTAWYTGKQLEGRMAEMVGNANAVLKKASPEAGLTLSYQDYHRGLFHSSMQLVIKPTAGMTSAILKPDQSIVFNEIIDHGPFPFAQLKKFNLLPSMASVHTTLVNNPTTKPLFDITKGLSFIDAQTRIGYSGDTSSDIDLLPLDYVKGEEKVAFSGGQFKADVDGKGDKISIRGEAQSGLVNTSNEYGQHVQMTFNGIKTEGDSSRSEFIERIGSQKASIEKLAISVEGKEMAVVEGLSINAKSELQEDKKHLSGQIDYTLNSLKVQNQDIGSGKLTLKIGNLDGAAVQEFSNKYNAESQKLLADPATAQNPEAYQQQIVELFAANLPLLLKGDPVITVAPLSWKNAKGESSFNLSLFLKDPALTTTEPTTPEEQLNRVVKSLDSKLVIPVDMATAFMTQVAQLEGYQPAEAAKLAEQQIKGLAAMGQMFRVTTMEDNKVVSSLQYANGQVTLNGQKMPLSDLLGMFGMPGIDDQSAPAPELEAPATPATPAVPQQ
- a CDS encoding MalY/PatB family protein, which gives rise to MFDFSTPVDRHGTWCTQWDYVADRFGAADLLPFTISDMDFPTAPVILDALQKRLSHGVLGYSRWKNDEFLGAIAHWYQTRFNSVIDKESVVYGPSVIYMVSQLIRQWSVPGDAVLIHTPAYDAFYKAIEGNQRQVFSAPLHKTDSGWMCDMAALEAQLAKPECKIMLLCSPQNPTGKVWTREELETMATLCERHGVRVISDEIHMDMIWEGHVHTPWCEVGKGQWALFTSGSKSFNIPALTGAYGLINDANERQQYLNVLKGQDGLSSPAILAVVAHIAAYQEGAAWLDELRTYLQGNLHYVADTLNREFAQLNWQPPQSTYLAWIDLRPLGIDDNALQKALIEQQKVAIMPGYTYGEEGKGFVRLNAGCPRVKLEEGVKRLIRAIKSLQ
- a CDS encoding Mal regulon transcriptional regulator MalI; the protein is MTTQEKKITINEVAEAAGVSVTTVSLVLSGKGRISPATGMRVNEAIEKLGFVRNRQAVSLRGGQSGVIGLIVRDLCNPFYAELTAGLTDELEKQGKLLFLTQSGGQGQHMQRCFETLVSQGVDGVIVAGAAGQGADMRTVAEQKNLPLVFVSRASYLDDADIIRPDNMQASQLVTEHLIKRGHQRIAWLGGDGSSLTRAERVGGYCATLLKYGLPFHSEWIIECEPSQKKAADAITTLLQHNPTITAVLCHNSTVAMGAWFGLLRAGRQSGEGSIDSYYDQHVALAAFAEVMDDELDDLPLTWVSTPAREIGRSAGQRILKRVQNDNEEVRSQIMPARLVVRKS
- the malX gene encoding maltose/glucose-specific PTS transporter subunit IIBC — protein: MAANTPQKITLWEFFQNLGKTFMLPVALLSFCGIMLGIGSSLSSHDVVTLLPALGNPVLQLIFVWMSKVGSFAFSFLPIMFCIAIPLGLARENKGVAAFAGFVGYAVMNLAVNFWLTAKGILPTTDAAILKANNIQNILGIQSIDTGILGAVIVGVIVFLLHERFHNVRLPDALAFFGGTRFVPIITTLVMGLVGLVIPLIWPVFAAGINALGNMINSAGVFGPMIFGTGERLLLPFGLHHILVALIRFTEAGGTLDVCGHSVSGALTIFQAQLSCPTSHGFAESATRFLSQGKMPAFLGGLPGAALAMYHCARPENRHKIKGLLISGVIACVIGGTTEPLEFLFLFVAPVLYLIHALLTGLGFTVMAVLGVTIGNTDGNIIDFVVFGILHGLATKWYLVPVVAAIWFTVYYVIFRFAITRFNIKTPGRDVESAVEKAVVGQVGKSGYNVPAILAALGGKDNIVSLDNCITRLRLSVKDMSLVDSAALKNLRAIGVVQLNQHNLQVVIGPQVQSVKDEMAHLMQTAQA